In one Pseudomonas sp. R84 genomic region, the following are encoded:
- the kdgD gene encoding 5-dehydro-4-deoxyglucarate dehydratase produces the protein MNPQELKSILSAGLLSFPVTDFNAQGDFNRAGYIKRLEWLAPYGASALFAAGGTGEFFSLAASEYSEIIKTAVDTCETSVPILAGVGGSTRQAIEYAQEAERLGAKGLLLLPHYLTEASQDGVAAHVEAVCKSVNIGVVVYNRNVCRLTAPLLERLAERCPNLIGYKDGLGDIELMVSIRRRLGDRFSYLGGLPTAEVYAAAYKALGVPVYSSAVFNFIPKTAMDFYHAIAREDHATVGKIIDDFFLPYLDIRNRKAGYAVSIVKAGAKIAGYDAGPVRAPLTDLTGEEYEMLAALIDKQGAQ, from the coding sequence ATGAATCCACAAGAACTGAAGTCCATCCTCTCTGCCGGCCTGCTGTCTTTCCCGGTGACCGATTTCAACGCGCAGGGCGATTTCAACCGCGCCGGCTACATCAAACGTCTGGAGTGGCTGGCTCCGTATGGCGCTTCAGCCTTGTTCGCCGCCGGCGGCACCGGTGAGTTCTTCTCCCTGGCTGCCAGCGAGTACTCGGAAATCATCAAGACTGCCGTCGACACCTGTGAAACCAGCGTGCCGATCCTCGCCGGTGTCGGTGGTTCGACCCGTCAGGCCATCGAATACGCTCAGGAAGCCGAGCGTCTGGGCGCCAAAGGTCTGTTGCTGCTGCCGCACTACCTGACCGAAGCGAGCCAGGACGGTGTTGCCGCTCACGTTGAAGCCGTGTGCAAATCGGTCAACATCGGCGTAGTCGTTTACAACCGCAACGTTTGCCGCCTGACCGCGCCGCTGCTGGAACGTCTGGCCGAGCGCTGCCCGAATCTGATCGGGTACAAGGACGGTCTGGGCGATATCGAGTTGATGGTGTCGATCCGTCGCCGCCTCGGTGATCGCTTCAGCTATCTGGGTGGCCTGCCGACCGCCGAAGTCTATGCCGCCGCCTACAAGGCGCTGGGCGTACCGGTTTACTCTTCGGCGGTGTTCAACTTCATTCCGAAAACCGCGATGGACTTCTACCACGCGATCGCCCGTGAAGATCACGCCACCGTCGGCAAGATCATCGACGACTTCTTCCTGCCGTACCTGGATATCCGTAACCGCAAGGCCGGTTATGCCGTGAGCATCGTCAAGGCAGGCGCGAAAATCGCCGGCTATGACGCAGGCCCGGTGCGGGCGCCGCTGACCGATCTGACCGGTGAAGAGTACGAAATGCTCGCCGCGCTGATCGACAAGCAAGGTGCGCAGTAA